Proteins encoded together in one SAR324 cluster bacterium window:
- a CDS encoding MocE family 2Fe-2S type ferredoxin — translation MMTEWVLVCAADDIEEEDVIRFDHGDRTFAVYRSPDDEYYATDGLCTHEKIHLADGLVMDNVIECPKHNGRFDYTDGSALGAPVCVNLQTYPVKVEDGLVFISL, via the coding sequence ATCATGACCGAATGGGTTCTAGTCTGTGCTGCTGATGATATTGAAGAAGAAGATGTGATTCGTTTTGATCATGGTGATCGAACCTTTGCGGTCTATCGTTCCCCAGATGATGAATACTACGCTACCGATGGTTTGTGTACTCATGAAAAAATTCATCTGGCGGATGGGCTCGTGATGGACAATGTCATCGAATGCCCAAAGCACAACGGTAGGTTTGACTACACCGATGGCAGCGCATTGGGAGCTCCCGTTTGCGTGAATCTACAGACTTATCCTGTGAAGGTAGAAGACGGTCTCGTATTTATCAGCTTGTAA